The following is a genomic window from Hymenobacter chitinivorans DSM 11115.
CCGTCGGGCGAAGGTAGGTTGATTTCCGGGGCGGCGGCGCCCACGGCCGTTGCCCGCAGCGGGTCGAGCTTGGCGGCCAGGGCCTTGGTGTAGCGCGAGTCGGGCAGCGTCTTCTTGAGCTGGGTGGCAATGGAGTCGATGAAGCCGAACTGCTCCTCGGGGTTGAGCAGGTTGCCCACGGCAAAGGCCGACACCACCGAGTTGGGGTTCTGGCGGATCAACTGCTTGAGCAGGGCCGTGTTCTGAGCCTGGGCGGCGTAGAACTTGGCCTCAATAAGCTTCATCGAATCGGACTGCCCGGCCTGGGCGCTGTTGTTGTAGCGCATTTCCAGCATGGCCATGTCGCGCTTCGACTTAAGCATGGTGCGGCCCAGCTGCTGCAGGCTCTCCGAGTCGCGGGAGCCCTTCACCACGTAGCCGTCGGTGAGCTTTTGGGCGTCGCCCGAGAGCTGGATGTTGCTTTGGTTGTCGAGGGCCAGCAGCACTTGGTTGGCATCGTTGACCTTCACCTGGTACAAGCCGGCTTCGGGCACCGAGCCCTTGAGCGTAAAGCGGCCCTGCGCATCCACCGAAGCCGTGTCGCGCGACACAAACTGGGTTTCGCCCAGCTCGGCCAGGTACACCTTGGTGCCGGCCGGGGCGTTGGTCAGCTGCCCGTTGATCTGGTAGCCGGCGCCGGCCGCGCCCGTGGTGGGCGTCGTCGATTTGCTGCAGGCGTTGGCCATGCCCAGCACGGTGGTTACCAGAAGTAAGCTTTTCATGTTCTGAATCATTCTTA
Proteins encoded in this region:
- a CDS encoding TlpA disulfide reductase family protein, giving the protein MKSLLLVTTVLGMANACSKSTTPTTGAAGAGYQINGQLTNAPAGTKVYLAELGETQFVSRDTASVDAQGRFTLKGSVPEAGLYQVKVNDANQVLLALDNQSNIQLSGDAQKLTDGYVVKGSRDSESLQQLGRTMLKSKRDMAMLEMRYNNSAQAGQSDSMKLIEAKFYAAQAQNTALLKQLIRQNPNSVVSAFAVGNLLNPEEQFGFIDSIATQLKKTLPDSRYTKALAAKLDPLRATAVGAAAPEINLPSPDGKTVALSSLRGKYVLIDFWASWCGPCRKENPNVVKAYNKFKGKGFEIYSVSFDQDREKWLKAIKTDGLAWTHVSDLRGWESAAGQTYGVKAIPQSVLLDPQGRIVAKNLRGDALEAKLASVLK